In Thalassococcus sp. S3, the sequence TTGCAGGCATCTCCAAGGGGGGCTTTGGATCGGGCGCGGCCTTTGCCTCGGCCTCGATTCTGGCGCTGATCCTTGAGCCGGGACTGGCCTTGGGCGTGATGCTGCCGCTTCTGATGCTGATCGATGTGTCCACCCTGCGTCCCTATTGGGGCAAATGGAGCTGGCCGGATGCAAAGCTGCTGATCGTCGGTGGCGTGCCCGGCGTGGCCCTTGGCGCGCTGCTCTATCAGGTGGCGAATGCAGATGTATTCCGGTTGCTGATCGGGGGCATCTCGATCGGGTTCGTGCTGTGGCAATTGACGCAGTCACGGGGGCTGATCCGCGCAGCGGCGCGGAAGCTGCCAGCCTGGGCGGGATTGTCAGCGGGGCTGGTGGCAGGGTTCACGAGCTTTGTCAGCCACGCGGGTGGCCCGCCGGCGGCGGTCTACATGCTGTCGCAACGGCTGACCAAAACCGAATTTCAGGCCACGACCGTGCTGCTTTTCTGGGTGATCAATATCGTGAAGTTCATCCCCTACGCCGCGTTGGGGATGTTCACCGCGCAGACGGCTCTGGCCAATCTGCTGCTCGCCCCCTTCGCGCTGCTGGGCGCTTGGCTGGGGGTCAAGGCCCACCGGATCGTGCCGGAATGGCTCTTTTTCCGGGTGACCTATGTCCTGCTGACCCTCACCGGGTCCAAGCTGATCTGGGATGCGCTGACGTAGGGTGGACCTGGGGTCCACCCGTGGGGCTTCACGCGTCGTTGCCCTTCGCCGGCAGCGCTTCGGCCAGGGTTTCATAGGCCTGACCGGAGGCCACGAGACAGGTCATGCCGTTGGGCAAGGTGACCGTGATGGTCCAAGTGCCCGTCTCTTCCGACGCAAAGACCTCAACCACCTGGTTGTTGCCACCCAGACCGATACTTTGCCGCGTCTCGCCGTATTTTCCGTTCAGACGCTCCACCACCATCTCGCGCGGGGCGCAGTTGCGGGTGCCTTGTGCAGCTGCATCCTGTGCGGCCAGCGCCAGCGCGCCAAAGGCCATTGTCATCAAAACCGTTTTCATCGCCTTCACCTTTCTCCGTGATCATGCCGGCGGGTCCGTTCTGGCCCTGTGCGGCATGGGCATCGGGCCCTTGGGATCTGTGTCGGATGGGCTGCTCTTCTCGGTTCATGGCCCCTGATGCGAACCGGCCCCTTTCGATCTGTCCGATGGCAAAACCCTGCCCCGGCACCGCTGAAAGTCCGGTTAACGCCACGCACGCTCATACATCTCAAGAGGTTAGCGCTATAATTGCTGCGACGCAGCGATTGGCTCTTGAACTTTTTGGCAAACAATGCCCCTGTCCGCGCAACAAAATGACCTGGAGGCCTTCATGGATCACCGCGCCCGCCCGTACCGTTCCGTTCTCTATATCCCCGGCTCGAAAGACCGGGCGCTGGACAAGGCGCGCAGCCTGCCCGTGGACGCGATCATCTTCGATCTCGAAGACGCGGTGACGGCAGAGGAGAAAGCGAATGCACGCGAGACGCTGAAAGCCGCACTTGCGCAGGGTGGCTATGGCGGACGGACGCGGATCGTGCGGATCAACGGGCTCGACACCGAATGGGGTCGCGCGGATGCCGAAGCGGTCGCGCAGATGGATGCAGAGGCCGTGCTGCTGCCCAAGGTGAATGCGGCGGCCGACGTGGATGCGCTGGCCGAGATCACCGGGGACCTGCCGATCTGGGCGATGATGGAGACACCTTTGGGGATGCTCAACGCGGCCGAGATCGCGGCGCATCCCAAGCTGCAGGGCTTCGTGATGGGCACGAATGACCTTGCAAAGGAACTCAACACCCGATTCCGCGCGGATCGGGAGCCTTTGCTGGCTTCGCTTGGGCTCTGCCTGATTGCCGCCAAGGCGCATGGCGTGATCGCGATCGACGGGGTTTATAACGCGTTCAAGGACGCAGATGGCCTGCGGGTTGAGTGCCAGCAGGGCCGCGACATGGGTTTCGACGGCAAGACTCTGATCCATCCCGCCCAGGTCGATGTGACGAACGAGGAATACGCACCCTCCGAGGCCGAGATCGACCTCGCGCGCCGCCAGATCGCCGCGTTCGAGGAAATCGAGGCGCAAGGGCAGGGTGTGGCTGTTGTCGACGGAAAAATTGTGGAAAACCTTCATGTAGCCACCGCCCGCGAGACCTTGGCCAAGGCCGAGGCGATCGCCAGCTTGCAAATGGAGTGACCACATGGCCCTTATGATCCTTGGAGTGCTGCTTTGGATCGCAGCGCATTCCTTCAAACGCGCGCTTCCGGATCAAAGGGCGTCCCTGGGCGATCCCGGCAAGGGGCTGGTCGCCGTTGTCATCGTCGTTGGTATCGTGCTGATGGTCATCGGCTACCGGCAAGCGGATTTCATCTATGTGTGGGCGCCGCCGACCTTCATGGTGCATATCAACAACCTGCTGATGTTGATCGCGATTTTTCTGTTCAGCCCGGCGGCAAAACGGGGCCGCGTCCTGCACGGAATGCGTCACCCAATGCTGACAGGCTTCAAGACATGGGCCATCGCGCACCTGCTGGTGAACGGGGATCTGGCGTCGATCATCCTTTTCGGTGGCCTGCTGGCCTGGGCCGTGGCCGAGGTGATCGTGATCAACAGGTCCGAGCCCGACTGGGCGCCCGAGGGCGCACCGGGCACCATCGCCAAGGACGCGATGTTCCTTGTCGGATCGGTGATCCTGCTTGCCATCATCGGCTATATCCATTTCTGGCTGGGTGTGTGGCCCTTCCCCTCATGAAGCTCTACCGGTTTCTGAGCGAGGACGACACGTCGGCCTTTTGCCACAAGGTCAGCGCGGCGCTGGGTGCGGGCTGGGCGCTTTACGGGCAACCCACCTATGCCTTTGACGCCAAACGCGGCGTGATGCGCTGCGGGCAGGCGGTGACCAAGGACGTGGCGGGCGAGTATAGCCCGGATCTGAAACTAGGAGACCAGTGAATGGCCAAGACCAATGCGGGCCGCTTTTTCGAAGATTATCAGATGGGTCAGGTCCTCACCCATGCCGTGCCGCGCACCGTGTCGGGGGGCGAGCGCGCGCTTTATCACGCGCTCTACCCGGCGCGCCACGCGCTTTATTCGTCGGACGCCTTCGCGCAGGCCTGCGGGCTGGAGGCGAGCCCCATCGACGATATGGCGGCCTTCCACGTGGTCTTTGGCAAGACGGTGCCGGACGTGTCGCTGAATGCGGTGGCCAACCTGGGCTATGCGGAGGGGCGCTGGCTAAAGCCGGTTCATGCGGGCGATACGCTGCGCTCGACCTCTGAAGTGATCGGGCTGAAGCAGAACTCTAACGGGAAGACCGGTGTCGTTTATGTCCGCACGCGGGGCATGAACCAACGGGACGAGGTCGTGCTGGATTATGTGCGGTGGGTCATGGTGCGTAAGCGCGATGCGGATGCTGCGGCGCCGGAGACGGTGCTGCCGGATCTGGCCAAAAGCGTCGCGGCAGAGGATCTGGTGATCCCGGAGGGTCTCGATTTCACCGGCTATGATTTCGATCTGGCCGGAGAGCCGCATCGCTGGGCTGACTACGAAGTGGGCGAGCAGATCGACCATGTCGATGGTGTGACCATCGAAGAAGCCGAGCACATGATGGCCACGCGTCTGTGGCAGAACACGGCCAAGGTGCATTTCGACGCGACCTTCCGGCCCGATGGGCAGCGACTGATCTATGGCGGGCACGTGATCTCCATGGCGCGCGCGCTCAGCTTTAACGGGCTTGCCAATGCGCAGATGGTGGTGGCGCTGAATGCCGGTGCTCATGCGAACCCCTGTTTTTCTGGCGACACGATCAAGGCCTGGTCGGAGGTTCTGGACAAGGCTGACACGCCCGCGCCGGGTGTGGGCGCGCTGCGCCTGCGTCTGGTGGCGACAAAAGGCGGCCTGCCCTTCACGCTTCGGGGCGAGGACGGAAAGTACGATCCCAACGTATTGCTGGATCTCGACTATTGGGCGTTGGTGCCACAATAAGCCGCCCCTGCCCGATTTGTGATAGCGCTAGAGAGGCGGGCGCGGTTAGGCTCGCCTCATGCCCATTCTGCGCGCCCTTTGTCTGAGCTTCGGTCTGAGCGCCCCGGCACTGGCTTGCGATCTTGCGCTGGCCCTGGCCGTGGATGTGTCGGGGTCTGTCGACACGCGTGAATTCAACGTTCAGATGCGGGGCCTGGCCGCTGGCTTGCGGGACCCGGTCGTGTCCGAAGCTCTGGTGCGCGGGCAGGTTCATCTGATGCTGATCCAGTGGACAGGCGCATCGCGTCAGCGCGTCACGATCCCATGGACAGCGATCACCTCATTTGACGATGTCGAGACTTTTGCGCGGCGTGTCGAGGAGGACATGCGGGTCTGGCGCAATTATTCGACAGCCATCGGAGAGGCCCTGGCCGTCACCCTCGAAAAATTCGACGACGTGCCCCATTGTGCGCGCCATTTGATCGACCTGTCCGGGGACGGGGCGTCGAACGAAGGTGTGAAACCGCTTGAACAACACGGTGCCTTGAAGGCGGCGAAGATCACGGTGAACGCCATCGCCATCGAGGAGAGCGAGGCGCACCTGACCGATTACTTCTTTGAGAACGTGATTGTCGGCGAAGGGGCCTTTGTGGTGACCGCCAACAGCTTCGACGAATACCCTGAAAAGATCCGGAGGAAACTGTTGCGAGAGGTGACCCGGCAGACCGCCCGGAACTGACACAGAGTCACCAATTGTAACGAATCTATGGAGTCGTTAACAAAGTTGGGGGAAGCGGGAATCGTTGGTACGAAAGGGTTGGCATGACGCAAACAATCACTCCGTCAGCCGAGCATATCTTGGACTTGTCTGACGACACGCAAGTCCATGTTTTGATGACATCTTTGATGAAAGAACGCGGACTTTCCCCGGTCGTCAAACAACTGAACCAGACGGTCCTGACCGGCGCCGCGTCGGATCGGGAAAAGGCGATAGCTGCGTTGAGACGCATGGGGTTTTGGTTCGAATAATCCCTGTTTGATATCTCGGTTCGAGATAGGCAGTCGCTGGGATCAGGCGGCTGCTTTCTTTTTGTGCGGACGAGTGTGGATGAGGTGTGGATATCTCCATGAAACTACATCCAGGCCAAATTTTTTTAACGTGGATCACGGCTCGTAGATAAGCCGTAAAGAGGACACCGATAGCGCTGTCGCACACCCTTGAAGAGCTTGATGATCTGAAAGCGAGGATCCTGACATCGGCTACGGCCCGGATCTGATCTGGAATTGCGACGTTGAGCCAGCAAGACGTCAGTCCACGCGTCAGGCACGGGCCGACCTTTTGCGGCACTTCAGCTCGCCTGCCGCGCGTCCTGGGACAATGCCGACAAGCGTA encodes:
- a CDS encoding sulfite exporter TauE/SafE family protein gives rise to the protein MLELNALFFAVAGPAVVFAGISKGGFGSGAAFASASILALILEPGLALGVMLPLLMLIDVSTLRPYWGKWSWPDAKLLIVGGVPGVALGALLYQVANADVFRLLIGGISIGFVLWQLTQSRGLIRAAARKLPAWAGLSAGLVAGFTSFVSHAGGPPAAVYMLSQRLTKTEFQATTVLLFWVINIVKFIPYAALGMFTAQTALANLLLAPFALLGAWLGVKAHRIVPEWLFFRVTYVLLTLTGSKLIWDALT
- a CDS encoding CoA ester lyase, with the translated sequence MDHRARPYRSVLYIPGSKDRALDKARSLPVDAIIFDLEDAVTAEEKANARETLKAALAQGGYGGRTRIVRINGLDTEWGRADAEAVAQMDAEAVLLPKVNAAADVDALAEITGDLPIWAMMETPLGMLNAAEIAAHPKLQGFVMGTNDLAKELNTRFRADREPLLASLGLCLIAAKAHGVIAIDGVYNAFKDADGLRVECQQGRDMGFDGKTLIHPAQVDVTNEEYAPSEAEIDLARRQIAAFEEIEAQGQGVAVVDGKIVENLHVATARETLAKAEAIASLQME
- a CDS encoding NnrU family protein, translated to MALMILGVLLWIAAHSFKRALPDQRASLGDPGKGLVAVVIVVGIVLMVIGYRQADFIYVWAPPTFMVHINNLLMLIAIFLFSPAAKRGRVLHGMRHPMLTGFKTWAIAHLLVNGDLASIILFGGLLAWAVAEVIVINRSEPDWAPEGAPGTIAKDAMFLVGSVILLAIIGYIHFWLGVWPFPS
- a CDS encoding DUF1737 domain-containing protein; amino-acid sequence: MKLYRFLSEDDTSAFCHKVSAALGAGWALYGQPTYAFDAKRGVMRCGQAVTKDVAGEYSPDLKLGDQ
- a CDS encoding MaoC family dehydratase encodes the protein MAKTNAGRFFEDYQMGQVLTHAVPRTVSGGERALYHALYPARHALYSSDAFAQACGLEASPIDDMAAFHVVFGKTVPDVSLNAVANLGYAEGRWLKPVHAGDTLRSTSEVIGLKQNSNGKTGVVYVRTRGMNQRDEVVLDYVRWVMVRKRDADAAAPETVLPDLAKSVAAEDLVIPEGLDFTGYDFDLAGEPHRWADYEVGEQIDHVDGVTIEEAEHMMATRLWQNTAKVHFDATFRPDGQRLIYGGHVISMARALSFNGLANAQMVVALNAGAHANPCFSGDTIKAWSEVLDKADTPAPGVGALRLRLVATKGGLPFTLRGEDGKYDPNVLLDLDYWALVPQ
- a CDS encoding DUF1194 domain-containing protein translates to MPILRALCLSFGLSAPALACDLALALAVDVSGSVDTREFNVQMRGLAAGLRDPVVSEALVRGQVHLMLIQWTGASRQRVTIPWTAITSFDDVETFARRVEEDMRVWRNYSTAIGEALAVTLEKFDDVPHCARHLIDLSGDGASNEGVKPLEQHGALKAAKITVNAIAIEESEAHLTDYFFENVIVGEGAFVVTANSFDEYPEKIRRKLLREVTRQTARN